The Sorangiineae bacterium MSr11954 DNA segment GAGCAACGATCGGGCCAGACGCAGCGTTGAGAACGAGGGCCACATGGATCGCGCCAGATGCACCCCCCGATGGCCGGATCACCAGGCGACGTGCGATCGCGGAGCCTGGCTCCTCGGCCACGAAAACGGCGCCGGAAGACGGAAGCCCGATCGCGCGCGCCACATCGCCCACGACGACCGTGCTCGCGGGCGCAAATGACTGCGGGAGGTGCAGCTCCGTCGTGGCCGTGTTCGCGGCGGGCTCGCGCCAAATCAAGACTCCAAATGGACGACTTGCGATCAACGCGGCGACATTGGGCATCCCTTTGGGCGCAGCCAACCACGCTTGCTGCTGGCCCGCGCCGCCGAAGCCCGAACGCGCAAGGTCTTCGTAGGCAAAGGCGAGGATGTCGCCGGCCACCGCGGTCGGATAGAGACGATCGAGCACCCGCGAATCGAGCCGCAACGAAACGTTGCCCGAGGCGTCGGAGACGGCGACCGAAAAGTCCTCGCCGTTCCAGGCATCGCCGGCCGTCTGCACCTTATCGGGGTTGCCGTTCATGAGCTCATGATGGCGGCCGTTGTAGATATCCCAATGCCATTGCGTCGACGAGAGCACGGTGCCGCCCGAGGCTGCGTCGTCCCACCATTTCGCGCCCGCCACCCCCGAATCCATGGCCTGGTACATCGCACGAACGATCCACGGGGTGCGGTCGCTCCCGCTGCCCGACATCTTGTTGCCGAACTCCGACACGAAGGGCGCCGTGGCCACCGCGCGGGCGCGGGCGCGGATTCGGTTCATGGGGGCATCGTAAACGCCATCCGACGCTGGCGTGGGATCGATGACCATGCGCATGCCATCGTAATAATGACTATTGAAGACATAGCGGGCGCCGAGCGGGCCCACGGAGGACAATCCGCCCTCCTCGCCCACAGCCGTGTTCCAGAACACCAAGGGCTCCACGAAGGCCGGCTTGTCGCCCCACCCTGCCGCGTCCATGGCGCTTCGGAACCGCTGATAGAACGGCCAGAGGTATGTCTTCTCCCATTCCAGGCCGCTCTTTCCATCCAAGCCGCCATCGAAGGGCTCGTTGAATGGATTGAAGCCCAAAATACTCTGGAACTCTTGCGCGCTCAGCTGCTGTTCGAGATAAACCATGGCGGCCGAGGCTTGCTGGAGGAAGGCATCCTGAACGCCCATTTCGCCCGCCGAGGTGGTGATCCTCCGATTGTGCCAGAGGTCGTGGGCCGCCTGCCGCACGGCCCCGTTCGACTGCATGTTCTGCCCCCAGAGGAGGCACGCACCGCACCACTCGGCGGGATAATTGCCGGCTTGAATGATCCACTTGGGCGCGCCGTCTCCCGTGTACCAGCTGCCCGTGTCGAAGAGATGGGCCGAATACAAATCTTGGTGATAATCGACCAAGATATAAAAGCCTCGCTGCACGAACTCGCGCATCTGCGCGATCGCCCGATCGAGGTACGCGTAGCCGATGCTCCCCGCCGCCGGCTGCACGCCCTCCCAGCTGATGAGAAAGCGAACGGCGTTGGCGCCGGTTTGGTCTCGCATGGCCTGGGCCGATTTTGCGGCATCCGCCGTGCTCCGAAATGGCAATAAGCCGTTTTCGTAGAGCTTGGTGCTGCCCGCGACATTGAATCCGCGAAGCACGATTTCGCGCCCCGCCGCGTCTCGGAACACCCACGCTTCGGAGGCTTGGCCTTTTCGCGCGACCGCGATGGGCGATCGGGCGGCAACCAGCGGCTGCGCCGTGGAGGCTAAGGGCGCGTCGCCTTGGTCCTGACAGCTCAGCGCCGCCAGCGCCCCCGCTGCGCCAAGCACAAATGCCGCAGAACGTATGTTGAGGTACGTATTCGACACCCGAGGCCTGGGAACTCGCATGGTTCCTTTCTAATGGCCATCGGGTGACGAAACGAGAACGATGCAGCAAGACGTCCACCGTCTTTTACGTGCGCACGATCAACTCGCATCTTGACACCCGCAGGGCGACGCGCGTCGTTGGCGCCGCGCACGCGAACCGCATCTTGCGCGGCGCGGGCGCGAAGCGCGTCGTTGGCGCCGCGCACGCGAAGTGCGGCTTTGGCCTCGCGCACGCGAACCGCATCTTGCGCGGCGCGGGCGCGAAGCGCGTCGTTGGCGCCGCGCACGCGAAGTGCGGCTTTGGCCTCGCGCACGCGAACCGCATCTTGCGCGGCGCGGAGCGCGTCGTTGGCCTCGTGCACGCGAACCGCATCTTGGGGCGCCGCGTGCGCGGAGCTCGAGCGTTGAACGCTTACGTTTCGACGGGAACGTTGTGCTCGCGCAGCCAGGTCAATACATTTTCGCGCTGGCCTTTGGCCTCGGCCGACAGAATGTTCTGCGGCGTCATATTGAGATAGCGCTGGAAGGTCAGACCTTGCTTGTTCTTGGCGGTGGGGTCGGCGCCCGCCTTGAGCATCTCCAGAAGGAGCTGGTTCTCGTTGATCTTGGCCGCCACGTGGAGCGACGTGTTGCCGAGGCGCTCGGCGAGGTTTGGATTGGCGCCCGCCGCCAGCAACTTACGGAAGTGCTCTTTGCGCTCCGCCATCAGCGCGCCCATGAGCGGCGTGTGCCAGGTGACCGCGTTCGGCGTGTTGGGATCGACCTTGCGGGCGAGCAGCATGTCCAAATAGGTCGGATCTTCGGCCTTGGCCGCGTAGTGCATCACGGCATCGCCCATCTCGTCGGTGTGCGAGGTGTCGGCGCCGGCGTCGAGGAGCGATTGGAATCCGGCCTTGCTCTTGTTCAACATGGCCCACTGGAGCAGGCTCACCCCCTTGCTCCCAACGGCGTTCACGTTGGTGCCGGGTTTGATCTTGACGGGATCGCCTTTGGCGGTTGCCTCGGCCAGCTCCACGACCGCGGGATCGGAAAAGACCTCTTTGGTGTCGACGGTTCGCCCCACGGACGACTTCTCCTTGTCCTTCGAGTCGCAGGCCGCAGACGTTAGCAGGACCACCGACAACAGCAGCGATGTGAGTCTAGAGATTACCATTGTGGATACTTCTGGTGCCAGGCGTCGTGGATGGCGCCGTTGAGGTGGTTCTTGATCCCGTGCGCCGTCTTCGCGCCCGGGATGTACTGCTTCCAGCCCAGCGGGTTGGGATCCGGCAGGTCGATCTTGGTCCCGATGGCATCGGGCGCCTTTCCTCGGGTCAGGGGGTTCTTTTCCTGAATGTTGGTCAATATCTCTCCTTCGACGGCGTAGCGGCGGATCTGACCGCTCTCGGCCCACTGCCTGGCGGCGGCGGGATCGAGGTCCAGCTTCTTGATTGTATCATCGCTGAGGCCCGCGGCGTTGAAGGTGACGGCCGGACTGCCGGTAGCCAGCGCGGCCGCGCTCGCAAGACCGCCTCCCAGGGAGTGGCCCGTGATGACGAGGTTGTCTCCGAAGGCGGCCTTGGCATCCTTGGCGAGCGCGATCGCTTGGTTGTACTGCGTAGCGTCGTAGCCCAGACCCTGTTTGAGGTTGTTGGCCCAGTCCGCGGGGCTGAGAGGATCGGTGCCCGCGTACGAGAGGACGTAGTTGCCTTTGCCGTCGGTGTAGATGGCGGCGCGGAAGCCGGAGCCACCGAAGAATTTGTCGTCCGAGAGCGACGAGGGATCGATGCCCACGCTATCGAGGTAAGCTGGATCGACCCGTGCCCACCCCGGGGGCGCTTCGCCGCCGGGTTTGTTGTAGACGTCCGCCGCGAGGTTCGCCAAGTCGCCATCGATTTGCTTGGCGTCCTGCCCGCGAACCTGGTCGGAGAAGGAGGGGCCGCCCGTGCTGGCCAGCGCCTGCGGGTTGTTTCCTCCATTGCCACCTCCTTCCACACTGGAGCCACCGGGGAGTCCGGGGGTGGAGCTGCCGGTCCCCGGATCTCCGGAGCCGGAAGTACCCGTTCCGCTCCCTCCTCCGCAGGCACCCCCGCCGGTGCCCAATGCGGATCCCGCGCATTGGACCGACTTCTGGGTATTGGCCCCGAGGAGCTTCCAGGCGCCCGCTCCAAGGAGCAGGATCGCTACCAGGATAAGAGCGTATTCGACTGTGCCCGCACCGCGTGTGTCTCGATAGAGGGAGATTGGTCGCTTCATGGAGTGCCCAATGTCGCGTCAGCAAATTTCGTACGCGAATTTATCGCCCTCGTTATTTCGACATTTTCCGCGTTTCTTTAGTTCCTCTTAAAAATGTTCATGGCCTTCCAATCGACCGCATTGGGAGCGAAATGTCCTGGATCGGCGATATCTCACCTGCAACGATTGTGCGGCAAACGCATCGCGTTATTCGCGAAACGGTTACCGAAGCGGAACAATGGAAGCCGTAGTGCCGCCCCCGCGGCATACATTGTATGCATCGGCATCCCTCTTCATCGAAACATCGGAGCACACCACCGCCACGCTCCCGCCCTTCCAGGGGGAAGGTTGGGATGGGGGGAGACGAGACACAAGGACCAGTTTCGGCCGATCGTGCTCCAGAATCGTCCGATCGTGCGCGCGGTGCCAACCCCCGATTCGTATTCACCATGACATGAAAACGAACTCGAATGAGGGTAACAATCGCGCTCCGGTGACGGTGATTGGCCTCGGGGCCATGGGCCAGGCGCTCGCGAGCGCGTTCCTGAAGGCGGGCCACCCGGTGACGGTGTGGAATCGCTCGACGAACAAAGGTAACGGCCTCGTTGCGCAAGGAGCCATTCGGGCTGCGACGGCGGCCGATGCGGCGAAGGCGAGCCCCATCGTGGTCGCGTGCGTGGTCGATTATGCGGCCGGCCAAGCCATCCTCGAGCCGATCGCCGCCGATTTGAAGGGGCGCGTCCTGGTGAACCTCACCTCCGACACGCCCGAGCGATCGCGCGAGACCGCCGCCTGGGCCGCGCGGCATCATATCGATTACATCGATGGCGCGGTCATGGTCCCGACGATCACCATCGGCCAGCCCGACGCGCTCCTCCTCTACAGCGGATCGCAGGAAGCCTTCGAGAAGCACCGCGAGACCCTGCGGGTGTTGGGCGGCAATGCCAAGTTCGTGGGGGCCGATCCGGGCGCGGCCGCGCTCTTCGATCTGGCGCTGCTCGATCTGTTCTACTCGAGCATGGCGAGCCTGGTTCACGCCATCGCGCTCGTCAACGCGGACGGCGTGTCGGCCGAGACCTTCTTCCCCTACGCCAATGACTTTTTGGCGATGCTGCCCGCCATGGCCCCCATGGTCGTCCCGGCCATCGATGCGCGAAAGTACCCTGGCGACTTGGACAACATCCGCATGGAAGCCGTCGGCATCGACCATATCATCGAGGCCAGCAAACATCGCGGCGTCGACACCACCGTCATCGAGAGCGTCAAATCGGTCTTCGACCGGGCCATCGCCAAAGGCCACGGCAGCGACAGCCTCTCGGCCATCTTCGAGGTGCTGAAGAAGCCCGCGAAGTGATCGGATCCGGCCCGCTCGCACCGCCCGGGAGCTTGTCCCGGGCGGCAAAGGCGCCGTCAAGCCGCGGGAAAGGCGCCGCCAAAGGCAGCGCCCGTCACAGTGCGCCTTTGTTCACGTTTTAACGCGAACACCCTTGATTCCTGCCGGCCTTGCTGCACGATAACGCCTGACATGAACGAAGTAGGCACACAAGCAGGCATAGTCCGATCAAGTCGTGCAGATTCGGGTGCACGGATGGCCTTCGTCGGCCACCTTCTGGCGCTGACCTCCCGCGCCACCCGACACATGCTTCGGCTCTGGCCGTGGCGTCGCACGACCTATCCGCCGGACCTTTATCGATTGCTCGGCCCTCTCGGCACGAGGCATCGCAACGCCATATCGCGCGGCGCCATGACGACGTGGCATTGACCCCGCCGCATCCAAGAGCGCGGGCGATCGCCCCCCAACGACCGGCGAGCTACCCCAAGGACGCCACGAGCGCGTCGAGCTGGTCGAACGTATCGCGCATACCGGCTTCCATCCCCGATGCGAGCGCGCCCTCGAGCACCTCCTTCGAGGGATAGAGCTCGCGCGACGTCAAAACCGTTTTGCCATCGCGCTCGATGAATGTCACCGTGACAATCACCGCCCCGGCATCGAACATCGGTTCGAAGTAGTGCGTATAGACCAGCCGCGAGTGCGGCGTGATCTCGGTGTACTTGCCCGAAAATGCGATATCCTCGCCGTTGTTCCGAAGAACGTAACGGTACGCGCCGCCCACGCGAATGTCGGCCTCGCACGAGGCCATGACGACGCCGAGCGATTTGGGAGCCCACCAGCGCTTCACGAGATCCGCCCTGGTCCAGGCGTCGAAGACGATGCGCGGCGGTGCGTTGAAGGTGCGCGTGATCGAGAGCTCGCGATCGGATATTTGCTCCATCGTCGTTTTGTTCATCGGTGCGGACTCACTTTCCTTTTCTCGTCCCATGATTTTCTTCCTTGTCTTTGAGCTCTTCCACGAGCTCGTTCAATTCATCGAAGCGCGCATCCCAGAGCCTTCGGTACCCCTCGAGCCAATCGTGTAGCCCGCGCAGCGGCGCGGCGCGCAGCTCGTAGAGCCGTTGCTGGGCGCGCGCTTGCACGTCGACGAGCCCGACCTCCTTGAGCACCCGCAGATGCTGCGAGACCTGCGGCTGATTGAGCCGGAGGCGCTCGCGAATCTCGTTCACGGAGTGGGGTCCGGAGCGCAAAAGCTCCACGATGCGAAAACGGTTTGGCTCGGCCAGAGCCGACAGCGTCTCGATCACCATCACGCCCTCAATATGCGTTACGACTAATATGCGTGTCAACGCATTCTAAGAACAAAAAGGACCCCGCCCGTGCAGAGTCCGCTTGCGCGCAAGGATGGGCCATCAACGATTGGAAGTCCGCATACGAGACCACCGGCTTCGCCGAGCTTTCGTCTGCTTACGATTTGGCCCGCGCCGCCGTCGAGCCCTCGCTCAGTGCAACCCGTATTTGCCAGGGCTCCAAAACGGTTTGACCTTGATCCCCGCGCGCGCCCATTGGCGTTCGCGCATCAGGTAATCGCGGACCATCTGACAGGTCTTGGCTTCACCGGCCACGTAAGCCGCGCCCGGGCCATCGGGTAAATCGAGCTCGGCCAGGGCGGCGAGGAGGGTTTGCGAGGACACGGCCGATGCTCCGTGGCGGTGCACGCGGCGAAGCGCGTGAAGGCCGGGGATGGGTACGTCGTGCAAAACGGAGTCGCTCTCCAAAAGAGCAACCACCCGCGCGGAGTCGCCCAGCGCGCGGATCATGGGGCCAAACGCGGCGCTCGCGGCCTCCTCGCCGATGAACAAATGGTAGGGCGCCTCGCGAAGGAAGAAATCGCCCTGCGGCCACCAAAGCGTCACCGGATCGCCCCGGCGCACCTCCTTCGCCCATTTCAGACCAATCCCTTCGCCTCCGTGGATGTGCACGCGAAGCTCGAGCGCGCGCTCCTCGGGCGCGAAGTCCCAAATGGTGTACGTGCGGAGCGTCTGCCCGGGGCGCAGAATCCCGTACACGGACAAGGGATCGTTGATTTGAACGCGGACGTGCTGGCCCGGAACGTAGTGGAACGGGATGGCCTCGTCCGCCACCAGGCGGATGCTCCGCATCGACGGGGTGACCTGCTCGGCCTCGGTGACCGTCGCCTCCACCTTGTACTTGGCGAAGGCCATGGCCAGCGGATTGCTCGTTCTCCGGGGCATTCGTCGGGTCTCCTTAGTGAATCTAGATTTATTTAGATCCATTAAGTAGACTCGGCGCGGCAAATGTCAACGACGTGCAAACCACGAGGGAGGAGGAGGGCGCGGCGGTCACGGGCCGATGCCGCGCGAAGGATCGTCGGCTTGTTCCCGGAGCCAGGCCAAGAGCTTGCTCTTTCGCACGTCGAGTCGAACGGGGGCGCGCGAGAGCATGACATAGCGAAACCCGTTTCGCCGGAAGCCGAGCGGGGCCACGAGGCGGCGCTGGCGCAGCGCATCGATGACGAGCGGCTCCGGACCGATGGCCACGCCGAGTCCGGCCTCCGCGCCCGCGAGGCTAAGATAGAAGTGCTCGAAGGTCTGGCTCGGGACGATGGGGAGCGCGAGACCGGCATCGGCCGCCCAGCGGTCCCACGCATCGAGCCGCGTCTCCGAGTGGATGCGCGGGAGGCGCAACAGACGGGAGGCCTTGGTCGTGAGGGCGGGTGCGCAGACGGGCCCCACCCGCTCCTCGATGATCCCTTCGGCGTGAACGTCGGGAGGCCATTCGAAGTCGCTGCGACGGATCGCGCAGTCGACCGCTTCGCGCTCGAGGTGGATCGGCCCGCCGGCGGCCCGGATGTGAACGACGATCTCCGGATGACGCGCGCTGAAGGTGGCGATGCGGGGGATGAGCCAGCGCTGCGTCAAGGTCGGCTCGCACGAGACCACGAGCGGCGCGGGCAACCCCGCGCGCAACTCCTCCGCCGTCTCCGCGACCTGGCGGAAGGCGAGCCGCGCCGTCTCGAACAGGCGCCTCCCGGCATCCGTCAGGAAAACGGCGCGGTTGCGGCGCTCGAAGAGGAGAACACCGAGCTCCTCCTCGAGCGCGCGGACCTGGCGGCTGATGGCGCTATGCGTGACATGCAGTTCGGCCGCCGCCCGGCCGAAATGTTCATGGCGTGCCGCGGCCTCGAAGGCACGCAACGCAACCGGCGAAGGGAGGCGATCGATCATGATCGGTAACTAAAACGCACAGATATCGGTCATAAATGATCGTTTTTCACAAGATCCATGCGCTGTCATCATGGGTTCGTCGATGCCATCGTCGGTGGCGGACATCGACGTCGGAAGGAGAACGGGATGCGCAGCGGTATCATGGCGGACGATCTCATCAGCGCGATGCGTGGCGCGGCGCCGTTTGCGCGACGGGGCCACGCGGCCGCGCTCCGGCTCGGGATCCAGGCCGATCGGCGCCTTCACCGGGTGTAATGCGCATGTCTGCGACGACCTCCACCCCTCCCTCCCTGCTCGCCATGCTGCGCCAAAGTCGATTCGTGGATCTGACGCATAGCTTCGATCCTGCAATTCCCCATTGCGACAGCTTCGCGCCCGAGGAACGGATCACCCTCTACCATTACGATGAGGGGGTCGGAACGCGCGGCAGTGGCTTTCTCGCCCACGAATATCGACATGTCGGCCAGTGGGGCACGCACGTCGATCCGCCGGCGCATTTCGTGCGCGGGCTGAGGTATCTCGACGAAATTGGCGTGGACGAGATGATCCTCCCGCTGGCCGTCCTGGATATCGCGGACCGAGCGGCGAAGGATCCGGATACCGTGGTCACGCTCCCCGATATCCTCGCCTGGGAAGCCGCGCATGGCTGCCTTCCGGTCCGCGCCTTCGTCGCGCTCTACACCGGTTGGGACGCGCGTTGGCCGTGCGCGACCCGCATGGCCAACCGCGACGCGGCCGGCGTTGCACACTTCCCCGGATGGAGCCTCGAAGCTCTGCATTTTTTGGCCGAGCAACGCGATGTGACCGCGATCGGCCATGACACGACCGATACCGATCCCGGCATCGTCGTCTCCCGCCGAGAGGCACCGCTCGAGACGTACTGGCTCCGCAACGATAAGTGGCAGATCGAGCTTCTGGCCAACCTGGGCATGGTCCCGAGGGCGGGCGCGCTGATCGTCGCGACATGGCCGAAGCCGAGGCAAGGGTCCGGGTTCCCAGCCCGTGCCTTCGCGATCGTCCCGAGCGAGGCGGACCTCGATTGAATCCCCGTAAGCCGGACCCTGGAGCTCGGCGCCCAACCAAAAACCATTTTACACGAAAGAGAGACGGACGATGACCGAACCGAAAAACCATCCTTATGCGACGCACCTGGACATCAAATTCGATCCGCTGACCTTGATCGACGTCGCGCAGCTCGCCAAAGCGGTGACCGACCCGTGGTACAATCAAACCCTCTGCAAAGTAAACGACTCCGTCGTTCGGTTGGGCGTGATGCAAGGCGAGTATCACTGGCACAAACACGACAACGACGATGAGTTTTTTTTCGTCCTGAGCGGCAAGTTCATCGTCGACCTCGAAGGGCGATCGGTCGAGCTCTTGCCCAATCAGGGCTTCGTCGTACCACGAGGCGTCGTCCATTGCACGCGGGCCCCCGAGAAGAGCGTCATCCTCATGATCGAGACGGCGGCCATCGTCCCCACGGGCGATGAGTGAGGCGTCGCACGACCGACCGGCGAGGGGCCTTTAGTACATCTAGACTTATTTATATACATTAAGTACACTCGGGGTCGCGAATGCCGGCGCCGTCCAAAATCAAGAAGGAGAAGAAGGCCGCGACCGCGAAGGCCCCGAGCGCGGCCCGCGTCATGAGCCGGCGGGACAGGGTTCGCGAGGGGACCTTGGCGGAGATCCATGCCGTCGCCCGCAAGCTGCTGATCGAGCAGGGCTCCGCGGCCGTGACCATCAACGCCATCGCGCGGGCGATAGGCATGAGCGGGCCGGCCCTTTACTACTATTTCGGCAGCCACGAAGAGCTGGTGGGCGCGGTGACCGCGGACTTCTACCGCGAGCTGGCGGAGACCATGGAGGCCGCGCGCGACGCCCATCGATCGGCCCCCGCGGCGCGCAGGTTGATGAGCATTTGCCGCGCCATGCGGGGTTGGGCGAAGGCCCACCCGGCGGAGTTTGGCTGGATCTTCGCGAGCCCCGTCACGCCCTCGAACCGTGCTCCGGGGTCGCCGCGCTATCGGGCCGGCCAGCGCTGCGAGCAAGTCTTTTTGGACGAGGTCGTGGCCATCTGGGAGGCAAAGCCGTTTCCCGTGCCCAAGCTGGAGGAGCTGCCCCCTTCCCTTCGGAAGCAGCTGCGCAGCTACGCGGCGACCCTCGAGGGGCGCTTGCCGCCCGCGGCGGTGCACGTCTTTTTGAAGGGCTGGATCCGGCTCTATGGGCTTTTGTGCATGGAGGTGTTGCACCAGCTGGACTTCGCCTATTCCGATATGGAGCCCATCTTCGAAGAGTGCTTGCAGGATTTGAGCGTCATGCTCGCCCTGGAGAGTCCATGGAAATAGCGACCCATCCCGCGCGTCGCGAGGGCGTCGCCTCCTAAAGCGCGTAGACGGCCGACGGCGTGTGCAGCTGCGCCGCGATGCCCGGCGCGGCGTCGGCGGCGTGCAACGGTTCTTCCGGCGCGAGCCCCATCGATCGCAGCGCGTCGGCGATGGCGCTCGCCCGGGGATGCGCGACGGTGAGCGAGGAGAGCCGGTAGCCGGAGTCGGGGAGCGCGGTGGCGGGGCGCTCGTCCCCCCATTGGATGAGCGTGGGGAAGGCGCCATCCATGGGCAGGCTTCCATCGCGCGGCACGGTGATGCGCCATCGGTAGTTCCCGCGCGTCGCGTCGAGGATATCGCCCAGATCCACGGGCGCGGCCTTCGCGTCGCGCTCGATGTCCGTGGTCCTCGCCACCCAATGGACCAACGCGGGACCGGCCTCCAGGCGCGCCTGCATCGCGGGCGCATCGAGCGCGAACCAGCGGCGGCGCGGCGGCGGGGGTGCGTCCGGATCGATGGCGATCACCTCGAGGTACGCGTCGCGGCCGAGGCTGAGCACCCGGTTGTGGGTGCCCATCATCGGGTGCTTGCCGCCCCCGGCGGGCGCGATGCCCAGACGCGAGGCGACCCACGCGGCCCCTTCGTCCAACGTGCGTGCGGCGACGACGAGATGATCGATGGCGAGCGGCATGCGCACGAGCTTACTACGGTCGCTTCAAGCCATCGAGGAGCAAGCCGCTGACGAGGGTCGCGAGGAACGCCGCGTCGATGGGTCGATCGTGGCGGGCCAGCTGCCCTTCGATCAGGAGCGTGGCCAGCCCGTGCATGGTCGACCAAAACGCGAGCGCGAGCTGCATCGGATCGCCCTCGCGAACGAGCCCCGCCCTCTGCGCATCCTCGAGGATCGCCATGGCCGCCGCGTGCCCCTCGGCGCGCGCGCGGAGCAGCTCCGGCGCGTTCTCGTTCACGGTGGCGTAGGGCGCGTACATGATGCGAAACGCGGCCGGGTGCTGGACCGCGAAGAGAACGTACGCCTCCCCCACCGCGCGCAGCCGCGCCAAGGGATCGGGACCGGCCGCGACCAAGCGCTCCTCCGTAAACGAGGCGGAGGCGCGAAAGCCGGAGACGGCCACGGCGGCCAGGAGCTCCTCCTTCGTCGCAAAGTGCCGATAGGGCGCGCGCGGGCTGACGCCCAGATCGCGCGCCAGGGCCCGCAAGGAGAGCTCTTCCACGCCATGACGCGTGAGGGTGCGAAGGGCGGCATCGATGAGCGCGCGGCGAAGATCGCCGTGGTGGTAGGCGTCCGGGCGCTTCTTCGTGGATCGCGATCTGGACATGGGATCGTTTAAGTATACACTGCATACATGCAGCCGACGCAGAGAACCGACGAGGTCCCCTTCCATTTGACCGGCGCCTTCGCGCCCGTGTTCGAGGAGCGCACGGACCGCGATCTCACGGTCATCGGGGAGCTCCCGCCCGATTTGTGCGGCACCTACGTCCGAAACGGCCCCAACCCGCGCAGCGGCACATCACCCGCGTGGTTCGCCGGAGATGGCATGCTCCACGCCGTGCGCTTCGAGGGCGGCCGCGCGCGCGGGTACCGCAATCGCTGGATTCGCGGGCCCTACGCCCCGAACACGAACGTCGTGCGGCACGCGGGGCGCATCTTGTCCCTGGTCGAGGCGCGCTTGCCGGTGGAGGTGTCGGCCGATCTCGAGACGGTGGGGCCCTACGACTTCGGCGGGGTGCTCGCGCGATCGATGACGGCGCACCCCAAGATATGCCCCCGCACCGGGGAGCTCCTGTTCTTCGCGTACGGCGCCGAGCCCCCGCACCTCACGTTCTACCGCGCCGATGCGCGCGGAGAGGTCGTGCAGAGCACACCGATCGACGTCCCCAAGGCCACGTACCTGCACGACTTTGCCATCACCGCGCGCTGCGCCGTCTTCTACGATCTGCCGGTCCTGGTCAGCAGCTTCAAGTCGCCCGCGCCGTTCGCGTGGGACGACGGGTACCGCGCGCGCATCGGCATCGTACCGCGCGATGGTCGCGACGAGGACGTGCGCTGGTTCGACGTGGCGCCGTGCACCATCAGCCACACCGTCAACGCGTTCGAGGACGGCGACACCGTGGTGCTCGACGCGATTCGCGCGCCGCGCCTCTTTACGCCGCACGCGCTCTACCGCTACACCTTCGATTTGCGCACGGGCAAGGTGGCG contains these protein-coding regions:
- a CDS encoding glycoside hydrolase family 5 protein, with amino-acid sequence MLGAAGALAALSCQDQGDAPLASTAQPLVAARSPIAVARKGQASEAWVFRDAAGREIVLRGFNVAGSTKLYENGLLPFRSTADAAKSAQAMRDQTGANAVRFLISWEGVQPAAGSIGYAYLDRAIAQMREFVQRGFYILVDYHQDLYSAHLFDTGSWYTGDGAPKWIIQAGNYPAEWCGACLLWGQNMQSNGAVRQAAHDLWHNRRITTSAGEMGVQDAFLQQASAAMVYLEQQLSAQEFQSILGFNPFNEPFDGGLDGKSGLEWEKTYLWPFYQRFRSAMDAAGWGDKPAFVEPLVFWNTAVGEEGGLSSVGPLGARYVFNSHYYDGMRMVIDPTPASDGVYDAPMNRIRARARAVATAPFVSEFGNKMSGSGSDRTPWIVRAMYQAMDSGVAGAKWWDDAASGGTVLSSTQWHWDIYNGRHHELMNGNPDKVQTAGDAWNGEDFSVAVSDASGNVSLRLDSRVLDRLYPTAVAGDILAFAYEDLARSGFGGAGQQQAWLAAPKGMPNVAALIASRPFGVLIWREPAANTATTELHLPQSFAPASTVVVGDVARAIGLPSSGAVFVAEEPGSAIARRLVIRPSGGASGAIHVALVLNAASGPIVAPEQLTGAANELIAWRKLRFPDSTAP
- a CDS encoding ankyrin repeat domain-containing protein, yielding MVISRLTSLLLSVVLLTSAACDSKDKEKSSVGRTVDTKEVFSDPAVVELAEATAKGDPVKIKPGTNVNAVGSKGVSLLQWAMLNKSKAGFQSLLDAGADTSHTDEMGDAVMHYAAKAEDPTYLDMLLARKVDPNTPNAVTWHTPLMGALMAERKEHFRKLLAAGANPNLAERLGNTSLHVAAKINENQLLLEMLKAGADPTAKNKQGLTFQRYLNMTPQNILSAEAKGQRENVLTWLREHNVPVET
- a CDS encoding DUF2974 domain-containing protein; translated protein: MKRPISLYRDTRGAGTVEYALILVAILLLGAGAWKLLGANTQKSVQCAGSALGTGGGACGGGSGTGTSGSGDPGTGSSTPGLPGGSSVEGGGNGGNNPQALASTGGPSFSDQVRGQDAKQIDGDLANLAADVYNKPGGEAPPGWARVDPAYLDSVGIDPSSLSDDKFFGGSGFRAAIYTDGKGNYVLSYAGTDPLSPADWANNLKQGLGYDATQYNQAIALAKDAKAAFGDNLVITGHSLGGGLASAAALATGSPAVTFNAAGLSDDTIKKLDLDPAAARQWAESGQIRRYAVEGEILTNIQEKNPLTRGKAPDAIGTKIDLPDPNPLGWKQYIPGAKTAHGIKNHLNGAIHDAWHQKYPQW
- a CDS encoding NAD(P)-binding domain-containing protein, producing MKTNSNEGNNRAPVTVIGLGAMGQALASAFLKAGHPVTVWNRSTNKGNGLVAQGAIRAATAADAAKASPIVVACVVDYAAGQAILEPIAADLKGRVLVNLTSDTPERSRETAAWAARHHIDYIDGAVMVPTITIGQPDALLLYSGSQEAFEKHRETLRVLGGNAKFVGADPGAAALFDLALLDLFYSSMASLVHAIALVNADGVSAETFFPYANDFLAMLPAMAPMVVPAIDARKYPGDLDNIRMEAVGIDHIIEASKHRGVDTTVIESVKSVFDRAIAKGHGSDSLSAIFEVLKKPAK
- a CDS encoding SRPBCC family protein, whose protein sequence is MNKTTMEQISDRELSITRTFNAPPRIVFDAWTRADLVKRWWAPKSLGVVMASCEADIRVGGAYRYVLRNNGEDIAFSGKYTEITPHSRLVYTHYFEPMFDAGAVIVTVTFIERDGKTVLTSRELYPSKEVLEGALASGMEAGMRDTFDQLDALVASLG
- a CDS encoding metalloregulator ArsR/SmtB family transcription factor; the encoded protein is MVIETLSALAEPNRFRIVELLRSGPHSVNEIRERLRLNQPQVSQHLRVLKEVGLVDVQARAQQRLYELRAAPLRGLHDWLEGYRRLWDARFDELNELVEELKDKEENHGTRKGK
- a CDS encoding siderophore-interacting protein, which translates into the protein MPRRTSNPLAMAFAKYKVEATVTEAEQVTPSMRSIRLVADEAIPFHYVPGQHVRVQINDPLSVYGILRPGQTLRTYTIWDFAPEERALELRVHIHGGEGIGLKWAKEVRRGDPVTLWWPQGDFFLREAPYHLFIGEEAASAAFGPMIRALGDSARVVALLESDSVLHDVPIPGLHALRRVHRHGASAVSSQTLLAALAELDLPDGPGAAYVAGEAKTCQMVRDYLMRERQWARAGIKVKPFWSPGKYGLH
- a CDS encoding LysR substrate-binding domain-containing protein; translation: MVSCEPTLTQRWLIPRIATFSARHPEIVVHIRAAGGPIHLEREAVDCAIRRSDFEWPPDVHAEGIIEERVGPVCAPALTTKASRLLRLPRIHSETRLDAWDRWAADAGLALPIVPSQTFEHFYLSLAGAEAGLGVAIGPEPLVIDALRQRRLVAPLGFRRNGFRYVMLSRAPVRLDVRKSKLLAWLREQADDPSRGIGP